The following coding sequences lie in one Ictalurus furcatus strain D&B chromosome 7, Billie_1.0, whole genome shotgun sequence genomic window:
- the b3gat3 gene encoding galactosylgalactosylxylosylprotein 3-beta-glucuronosyltransferase 3: MKLKLKTVFLLYFMVSLLGLIYALMQLGQRCDCREHDLPKDRTISQLRGELHKLQERIKKSEASKASRQSSLPTIYVITPTYARLVQKAELTRLLHTFLHVPQLHWVVVEDSPSPTQLVRNFLAVSGLTYTHLHMLTPKDRKLQEGDPHWLKPRGAEQRNEGLRWLREKAAAAGAKGLGFESAIIYFADDDNTYSLQLFEEMRYTKKVSVWPVGLVGAMKFERPVVENGKVVRFHTGWRPNRPFPIDMAGFAVSLNLVLANPEAWFDGNAEMGFLESSFLQNMVTMEELEPKADMCTKVLVWHTRTEKPKMKREEALIKQGLGSDPNVEV, translated from the exons ATGAAGCTCAAACTGAAGACTGTGTTCCTGCTGTACTTTATGGTCTCCCTCCTCGGCCTCATCTATGCTCTAATGCAGCTAG GCCAGCGCTGTGACTGCAGGGAACATGACTTGCCTAAGGACCGAACCATCTCTCAATTGAGAGGAGAGTTACATAAGTTGCAAGAACGAATAAAAAAATCAGAGGCATCAAAAGCCTCCAGGCAATCTAGTTTGCCAACAATCTATGTAATAACACCTACCTATGCAAG ACTGGTGCAGAAGGCCGAGCTCACACGCTTGCTCCACACTTTTCTGCATGTACCCCAGCTCCACTGGGTCGTGGTGGAGGACTCTCCCAGTCCGACACAGCTAGTGAGAAACTTTCTGGCTGTGTCTGGACTGACCTACACTCACCTACACATGTTGACGCCTAAAGACCGGAAACTACAGGAAGGTGACCCTCACTGGCTGAAGCCTCGTGGGGCTGAGCAGAGGAACGAGGGTTTGCGCTGGCTCAGGGAGaaggctgctgctgctggggcGAAAGGGTTAGGCTTCGAGAGTGCTATAATCTACTTTGCTGATGATGACAACACATATAGCCTGCAGCTCTTTGAGGAG atGCGTTACACTAAGAAAGTCTCTGTTTGGCCGGTGGGTCTGGTGGGGGCTATGAAGTTTGAGCGGCCTGTGGTGGAGAATGGGAAGGTGGTTCGTTTCCACACTGGATGGCGACCAAACCGTCCCTTCCCCATTGACATGGCTGGCTTTGCTGTGTCCCTGAACCTGGTGTTGGCCAATCCTGAGGCTTGGTTTGATGGCAATGCTGAGATGGGCTTCCTGGAAAGCAGCTTCCTCCAGAACATGGTTACCATGGAGGAGCTGGAGCCCAAAGCTGACATGTGCACTAAG GTGCTGGTGTGGCACACGCGTACTGAAAAGCCGAAGATGAAAAGAGAGGAGGCTCTTATAAAGCAGGGGTTAGGATCAGATCCCAATGTGGAGGTGTAA
- the sb:cb1058 gene encoding uncharacterized protein sb:cb1058 produces MTIGKSSKKQKAPRSPPFLDRASGFYGRLDEIETEFRTEAQVTEKQPVSKPMAGEMNSRELPDDQEHCVFDFSEGMMEDDGTTLLKRKPSRLSRRWSRKSSRRTKSDKSSLEMDIQHTETEVAPSINPSLDVHLETQPETLSGSRAPEPMLIYFSVREEDDDQKLIPIGKERQRGMKEKRREGVVEGKPDAENMKVVKRSSLRNYHKVLDKALRRGWETFVANLYSVTLSPVSSSVSSPSKTEMDRKAALADFRC; encoded by the exons ATGACGATCGGCAAAAGCTCCAAAAAGCAAAAGGCTCCTCGGTCTCCTCCTTTCCTAGACCGGGCCAGTGGATTCTATGGACGTTTAGATGAAATAGAAACGGAGTTCAGGACAGAAGCGCAGGTCACAGAGAAACAACCAGTGTCTAAGCCTATGGCAGGAGAAATGAACAGCAGAGAGCTGCCAGATGATCAGGAGCACTGTGTGTTCGATTTCAGCGAGGGCATGATGGAGGACGATGGGACCACCCTGTTGAAGAGGAAGCCGAGCCGACTGAGCCGGCGTTGGAGCAGGAAAAGCTCCAGGAGGACCAAATCTGATAAATCGTCCCTGGAGATGGACATCCAACACACTGAGACTGAGGTGGCTCCTTCTATTAACCCGAGCCTGGATGTGCACTTAGAAACTCAGCCTGAAACATTATCAGGCAGCAGAGCTCCAGAACCCATGTTAATCTACTTCTCTGTAagagaggaagatgatgatcAGAAGCTCATTCCTATAGGAAAGGAGAGACAAAGGGGGATGaaggaaaagaggagagaaggagtgGTGGAGGGGAAACCAGATGCAGAGAACATGAAGGTCGTTAAAAGGAGTTCTCTTAGGAATTATCACAAG GTTTTGGATAAAGCACTCCGACGAGGATGGGAGACCTTTGTTGCTAACTTGTACAGTGTGACCCTCTCTCCTGTTTCCTCCTCTGTGTCCTCACCAAGCAAGACTGAAATGGACAGGAAGGCTGCTCTGGCAGATTTTAGATgctga
- the naa40 gene encoding N-alpha-acetyltransferase 40 isoform X1: MGRKSNRAKEKKQRRLEERAAMDAVCAKVVAANKLEDPLSAFPVFKKYDRNGLNLEIECKRVTALSSITVEWAYELTRANVQTLYEQSEWGWKEREKREEMKDERAWYLLARDAESAPVAFSHFRFDVECGDEVLYCYELQLESKVRRKGLGKFLVQILQLIANSTQMKKVMLTVFKHNHGAYQFFREALQFEIDETSPSMSGCCGDEYSYEILSRRTKYGEVSGHAHAGSHCGGCCH, from the exons ATGGGG AGAAAGTCAAATAGAGCGAAGGAGAAGAAGCAGAGGAGGCTTGAAGAAAGGGCTGCTATGGATGCCGTGTGTGCTAAAGTGGTTGCAGCCAATAAG CTTGAAGACCCTCTGTCGGCTTTTCCAGTGTTCAAAAAGTACGACAGAAACGG GTTAAATCTGGAGATTGAGTGTAAGCGGGTGACTGCTCTGTCTTCCATCACTGTGGAGTGGGCTTATGAGCTGACCAGAGCGAACGTACAGACACT ATATGAACAGAGCGAGTGGGGAtggaaggagagggagaaaagGGAGGAGATGAAGGATGAGAGAGCATGGTATCTCTTGGCCCGTGATGCCGAATCTGCCCCTGTCGCTTTCTCTCATTTTCGATTCGATGTTGAATGTGGTGACGAGGTGTTATATTG TTATGAACTCCAGTTGGAGAGCAAGGTCAGGCGGAAAGGTCTGGGAAAGTTTCTTGTCCAGATCCTGCAGCTCATCGCCAACAG TACACAGATGAAAAAGGTCATGTTGACGGTTTTCAAACACAACCATGGAGCCTACCAGTTTTTTCGGGAGGCCTTACA GTTTGAGATTGATGAAACCTCGCCCAGCATGTCTGGTTGCTGTGGAGACGAATACTCGTACGAGATTTTGAGTCGACGGACAAAATATGGCGAGGTGTCGGGTCACGCGCATGCTGGCAGCCACTGTGGAGGCTGCTGCCATTAG
- the naa40 gene encoding N-alpha-acetyltransferase 40 isoform X2: MDAVCAKVVAANKLEDPLSAFPVFKKYDRNGLNLEIECKRVTALSSITVEWAYELTRANVQTLYEQSEWGWKEREKREEMKDERAWYLLARDAESAPVAFSHFRFDVECGDEVLYCYELQLESKVRRKGLGKFLVQILQLIANSTQMKKVMLTVFKHNHGAYQFFREALQFEIDETSPSMSGCCGDEYSYEILSRRTKYGEVSGHAHAGSHCGGCCH; this comes from the exons ATGGATGCCGTGTGTGCTAAAGTGGTTGCAGCCAATAAG CTTGAAGACCCTCTGTCGGCTTTTCCAGTGTTCAAAAAGTACGACAGAAACGG GTTAAATCTGGAGATTGAGTGTAAGCGGGTGACTGCTCTGTCTTCCATCACTGTGGAGTGGGCTTATGAGCTGACCAGAGCGAACGTACAGACACT ATATGAACAGAGCGAGTGGGGAtggaaggagagggagaaaagGGAGGAGATGAAGGATGAGAGAGCATGGTATCTCTTGGCCCGTGATGCCGAATCTGCCCCTGTCGCTTTCTCTCATTTTCGATTCGATGTTGAATGTGGTGACGAGGTGTTATATTG TTATGAACTCCAGTTGGAGAGCAAGGTCAGGCGGAAAGGTCTGGGAAAGTTTCTTGTCCAGATCCTGCAGCTCATCGCCAACAG TACACAGATGAAAAAGGTCATGTTGACGGTTTTCAAACACAACCATGGAGCCTACCAGTTTTTTCGGGAGGCCTTACA GTTTGAGATTGATGAAACCTCGCCCAGCATGTCTGGTTGCTGTGGAGACGAATACTCGTACGAGATTTTGAGTCGACGGACAAAATATGGCGAGGTGTCGGGTCACGCGCATGCTGGCAGCCACTGTGGAGGCTGCTGCCATTAG